The Metabacillus sediminilitoris genome window below encodes:
- a CDS encoding sugar ABC transporter ATP-binding protein, giving the protein MLSTLLEMKAISIEFPGIRALNSVGFSIKTGTTHALIGANGAGKSTLMKVLSGAYDHYTGDILIDQKQVNIRTPKDAQSSGIQIVHQEVDTALISYLTVGENILLSKTVNDKGRSFFVNWKNLHEEATDILQSLHINVSSKRLVSELSLAEKQMVLIARTVSTNCRFLILDEPTAPLSHSETKELFRIVKELKDKGVGIIFISHRLPEIFEICEEITIMRNGKVVTHELISNTTPNKVVELMLGRELTEQFPQKSLSFVTGEAIFEVKNLCDSDKLTNISLTVNKGEIVGIAGLVGAGKTELCKALFGETKIKTGEVKLHGKVLRLSNPYQAVKQGIALVPEERRKEGILVMESVSTNLTAANLGRFTKRLGFINRKAERSTSLELIERLGIKTPSEEAMVQHLSGGNQQKIAIGKWLIADADVYIFDEPTKGVDVGAKKDIFELILELANKGKAIIYASSELSEIIGITNRLYVLYDGQVAKEIETNVTNEEELLFYSTGGK; this is encoded by the coding sequence ATGTTGAGTACGTTGTTAGAAATGAAAGCTATTTCGATTGAATTTCCAGGAATAAGAGCATTAAATTCAGTCGGTTTTTCAATAAAAACTGGGACAACACATGCACTTATCGGTGCGAATGGTGCTGGAAAGTCAACGTTAATGAAAGTCTTATCAGGTGCTTATGATCATTACACAGGTGATATATTAATTGATCAAAAGCAAGTGAATATCCGAACACCAAAGGATGCGCAAAGCAGCGGTATTCAAATTGTTCATCAAGAGGTAGACACAGCATTAATTTCTTATTTAACAGTAGGGGAAAATATTCTGTTATCCAAAACTGTTAATGATAAGGGGAGAAGCTTCTTTGTAAATTGGAAGAACCTTCATGAAGAAGCAACAGATATTCTGCAAAGCTTACACATAAATGTATCTTCCAAAAGATTAGTTAGCGAATTATCCTTGGCAGAAAAACAAATGGTGCTAATTGCAAGAACAGTTTCAACAAATTGCCGCTTTCTCATTTTAGACGAACCAACGGCCCCGTTAAGCCATTCAGAAACAAAGGAGCTCTTTCGTATTGTGAAGGAGCTGAAAGACAAAGGTGTAGGAATTATCTTTATATCGCATCGCCTTCCTGAAATATTTGAGATTTGTGAAGAGATTACAATTATGAGGAATGGAAAGGTTGTGACACATGAGTTAATTTCGAATACTACACCAAATAAGGTCGTGGAACTAATGTTAGGAAGGGAACTTACAGAACAATTTCCTCAAAAATCTTTATCTTTCGTGACGGGTGAAGCCATTTTTGAAGTGAAAAATCTTTGCGATTCAGATAAATTAACAAATATATCTTTAACAGTGAATAAAGGTGAAATTGTTGGGATAGCAGGTTTAGTTGGCGCAGGGAAAACAGAATTATGTAAGGCATTATTTGGCGAAACAAAAATAAAGACTGGAGAAGTAAAACTGCATGGAAAGGTATTGCGCTTATCTAATCCATATCAAGCAGTTAAGCAAGGAATCGCATTAGTTCCGGAGGAAAGAAGAAAAGAAGGAATTCTCGTTATGGAATCTGTCTCGACAAATTTAACGGCAGCGAATTTAGGGCGTTTTACAAAACGTTTGGGTTTTATAAATAGAAAGGCAGAAAGAAGCACATCATTAGAGCTCATTGAGCGCCTTGGGATAAAAACACCTTCAGAAGAAGCAATGGTTCAACATTTATCTGGGGGAAATCAGCAAAAAATCGCAATTGGCAAATGGTTAATCGCTGATGCTGATGTATATATCTTTGATGAACCGACAAAAGGAGTCGATGTCGGGGCTAAAAAAGATATTTTTGAACTCATTTTAGAACTTGCCAACAAAGGAAAAGCGATCATTTATGCTTCCTCTGAGCTTTCAGAGATAATTGGGATTACGAATCGTTTATATGTTCTATATGATGGACAAGTCGCTAAGGAAATAGAAACAAACGTAACAAACGAAGAAGAGCTACTATTTTATTCAACAGGAGGGAAGTAA
- a CDS encoding ABC transporter permease yields MNQSHPVQVNNPSKRTFDLFQFLYKYGTILTIFLLIIIFAATNPSFIQGNNIINILRSISIVTIIAIGITISLAVNGFDLSVGSVASLSNAIVISMFVWFSQNTVVAIFSAIVASLLVGALNSFVIVKLKVPDMLITLATMFIVQGIALTYTKGATVSQNMVMPDGTFSTGIISPLFEKIGQVPWIILIMVVVVVVVHVFLTYTKHGRYMYVIGGNIEAARLTGIPVNKYKVIAYLLSALFAAIGGIVLASRVMTAEINAGSPYLMDSVAAAFIGFSVLGAGKPNAFGTFIGAVLIGILQNGLVMMSVPYFAMDIVKGTVLAFALALTYYRKK; encoded by the coding sequence ATGAATCAATCACATCCTGTACAAGTGAATAATCCTTCTAAAAGGACATTCGATTTATTCCAATTTTTATATAAATATGGAACAATCCTAACAATCTTTCTCTTAATCATCATATTTGCCGCTACGAATCCATCGTTTATTCAAGGTAATAATATAATTAATATTTTACGTTCTATTTCGATTGTGACAATTATCGCGATTGGAATCACCATTTCTCTCGCTGTAAATGGATTTGATTTATCAGTTGGTTCTGTAGCCTCTCTATCGAATGCAATCGTCATTTCAATGTTTGTGTGGTTTTCGCAAAATACGGTTGTGGCTATTTTTTCGGCTATTGTAGCTTCACTGCTTGTCGGAGCCTTAAATTCATTTGTCATTGTAAAGCTAAAGGTTCCGGATATGCTTATAACGCTGGCGACTATGTTCATTGTACAAGGGATAGCACTCACGTACACAAAAGGAGCAACAGTATCGCAAAATATGGTAATGCCTGACGGAACCTTTTCAACAGGAATCATCAGTCCTCTTTTTGAAAAAATTGGTCAAGTACCATGGATTATCCTTATAATGGTCGTTGTTGTTGTTGTCGTTCATGTTTTCCTAACTTACACAAAACATGGACGTTATATGTATGTGATTGGCGGTAATATCGAAGCGGCTAGGTTAACAGGAATTCCTGTTAATAAATATAAAGTAATCGCCTATTTGTTATCAGCATTATTTGCTGCAATTGGCGGGATTGTCCTTGCTTCTCGCGTGATGACAGCTGAAATAAATGCGGGATCTCCTTATTTAATGGATTCAGTTGCTGCTGCGTTTATCGGATTTTCTGTTTTAGGTGCAGGAAAGCCAAATGCATTTGGCACTTTTATTGGGGCTGTTTTAATCGGTATTCTTCAAAACGGACTTGTGATGATGTCTGTACCTTACTTTGCAATGGATATCGTAAAAGGGACAGTACTTGCATTTGCACTTGCGCTTACTTATTACAGAAAAAAATAA
- a CDS encoding aspartate kinase, translated as MKVVKFGGSSLASGEQLKKVLQIVVSDPDRKIVVVSAPGKRYSDDIKVTDLLIECAKKHLNNDHAEPVFAAIIERYACIAKELSISLDIIEKISNDLKDILNGDKSKPESYLDAVKASGEDNNAKLIAAYFQHHGVEAHYVNPKDAGLLVSDEPGNAQVLPESYDNLYKLRERSGIIVFPGFFGYTKSGEVLTFSRSGSDITGSILANGIKADLYENFTDVDAVYSVNPTIVKNPKEIKELTYREMRELSYAGFSVFHDEALIPAFRAGIPVNVKNTNNPSAPGTRIVNERTNSNGPVIGIASDKGFCSIYVSKYLMNREIGFGRKLLQILEDFGLTYEHTPSGIDDVTVILRQDQMDEEMEKAIQDRIMTELHADEVIIEHNLTLIMVVGEGMRHNVGTTARASKALANAGVNIEMINQGSSEVSMMFGVKELQEKRAVQALYNEFFVAVPV; from the coding sequence ATGAAGGTTGTAAAGTTCGGAGGTTCTTCCTTAGCGTCAGGGGAACAACTTAAAAAAGTACTGCAAATCGTTGTCTCAGATCCAGATAGAAAAATCGTAGTAGTCTCAGCTCCTGGGAAACGTTATTCCGACGATATTAAAGTGACTGATTTATTAATTGAGTGTGCCAAAAAGCATTTAAATAATGATCATGCTGAACCTGTTTTTGCGGCGATCATCGAGAGATACGCATGCATTGCAAAAGAATTATCAATTTCCCTCGATATTATAGAGAAAATTTCTAATGATTTAAAGGATATTCTTAACGGAGATAAGAGTAAGCCAGAAAGTTATTTAGATGCAGTGAAAGCAAGTGGAGAGGACAATAATGCGAAGCTTATTGCTGCTTATTTTCAACATCATGGTGTTGAAGCACACTATGTAAATCCAAAGGATGCAGGATTACTAGTTTCAGATGAACCTGGAAATGCGCAAGTTTTGCCGGAGTCTTATGATAATTTATATAAATTGCGTGAAAGATCAGGAATCATTGTCTTTCCAGGATTTTTTGGATACACAAAGAGCGGTGAAGTTCTTACGTTCTCAAGAAGTGGCTCAGATATTACAGGTTCTATTTTAGCTAACGGAATAAAAGCGGATTTATATGAAAACTTTACAGATGTGGATGCTGTTTACTCTGTTAACCCAACGATTGTAAAAAATCCAAAGGAGATTAAAGAGCTAACATACCGTGAAATGCGCGAGCTTTCATACGCAGGGTTTTCTGTTTTTCATGATGAAGCTTTAATACCAGCATTCCGTGCAGGTATTCCTGTAAATGTAAAGAATACAAATAACCCATCTGCACCGGGAACAAGAATTGTTAATGAACGAACTAATTCGAACGGTCCTGTCATCGGAATTGCAAGTGATAAAGGGTTTTGCAGTATTTATGTGAGCAAATACTTAATGAACAGAGAAATCGGCTTCGGTCGTAAACTGCTGCAAATTTTAGAAGATTTCGGTTTAACATATGAGCACACACCATCAGGTATTGATGATGTAACAGTTATTTTAAGACAAGATCAAATGGATGAAGAAATGGAAAAAGCAATCCAAGACCGTATTATGACTGAATTACATGCAGACGAAGTGATCATAGAACATAACCTTACATTGATTATGGTTGTTGGTGAAGGAATGCGTCATAATGTCGGTACGACAGCACGTGCATCAAAAGCACTTGCTAATGCAGGTGTAAATATTGAAATGATTAATCAAGGTTCATCAGAAGTTAGCATGATGTTTGGGGTAAAAGAATTGCAGGAAAAACGAGCTGTTCAAGCCCTTTATAATGAGTTTTTTGTAGCTGTGCCAGTTTAA